One part of the Thermodesulfobacterium commune DSM 2178 genome encodes these proteins:
- a CDS encoding purine-nucleoside phosphorylase, whose translation MEKKDREYFEKVKETFDYLKKIAPFRPDIIITLGTGLSSLGDRVNKLAVFPYRELPNFPRSTVETHKGELCFGILENKRVAVLQGRFHFYEGYSAKEITFPLRVLSLFKPKLYLVSNAAGGLNLNFKPGDLMVIKDHINLIPDNPLRGINNEEWGPRFPDMSCAYDKEMRELFKKVALRLGEEVREGVYVAVPGPSLETPAETRFLRMIGADAVGMSTVPEVIVAVHAGLKVLGISVISNVNDPDNFIPILFSEVVEQSKRAEKRLEKLIREFLKELRL comes from the coding sequence ATGGAAAAAAAAGACAGAGAATACTTTGAAAAAGTAAAAGAAACTTTTGATTATTTAAAAAAAATCGCTCCTTTTCGACCAGATATCATCATAACTTTAGGTACAGGTCTATCTTCTTTGGGGGATAGGGTCAACAAGCTGGCTGTCTTTCCTTATCGTGAACTGCCTAACTTTCCTCGGTCTACAGTAGAAACTCATAAAGGAGAGCTTTGTTTTGGGATTTTAGAAAATAAAAGGGTAGCTGTTTTACAGGGAAGGTTTCATTTTTATGAAGGCTACTCAGCTAAAGAGATAACCTTTCCTTTAAGGGTTTTAAGTCTTTTTAAACCTAAGCTATACTTAGTGTCTAACGCCGCTGGAGGACTAAATCTTAACTTTAAACCTGGTGATTTGATGGTGATAAAAGACCATATAAACCTGATCCCTGACAATCCTCTTCGAGGAATAAACAACGAAGAATGGGGACCAAGGTTCCCTGATATGTCATGTGCTTATGATAAAGAGATGAGAGAACTTTTTAAAAAAGTTGCGTTAAGGCTCGGAGAAGAGGTAAGGGAAGGGGTATATGTAGCGGTTCCAGGTCCAAGTCTTGAAACCCCTGCTGAAACAAGGTTTTTACGGATGATAGGAGCAGATGCCGTGGGTATGTCTACTGTGCCAGAGGTGATAGTTGCAGTTCATGCAGGATTAAAGGTTTTAGGAATTTCTGTTATTTCAAACGTAAACGATCCAGACAACTTTATTCCTATCCTTTTTTCTGAGGTGGTTGAACAGTCTAAAAGAGCAGAAAAACGGTTAGAAAAACTTATAAGAGAATTTTTGAAGGAGCTTCGTTTATAA